The Thermodesulfovibrio sp. 3462-1 genome contains the following window.
ATGAATGAAATAAATAAAATTTGGCAAAAAATTTTAGAGATTATTGCCCAGAAAGTTGGAGAATCAACTTTTCAGTTATGGTTTTCTCCTGTAAAACTTTTAGAGATAAAGAATTCAAAGGCTTTTATTGAAGTTCCAAATAGATTTTTTAAGGACTGGATAGAAGATAATTTTCCTTCAATAATAAGTGATGCTTTCTATCAAATTACAGGAAACCAAATCTCGGTTTGTTACATTATTACAGGTAAAGAGCATGAGACAGTTTCAACTGAAGAAAAAAAGCCTGTAATAAAAAGAGGTAATTTGAATCCTAAATATACTTTTAATACCTTTGTTGTGGGTCCGTCAAATCAGTTTGCCCATGCAGCAGCACTGAGAGTTGCTGAAAATCCAGGATTTGCTTATAATCCTCTTTTTATATATGGTGGTGTTGGACTTGGTAAAACTCATTTAATAACAGCTATTGGAAATTATATTCTTGATAAAAAACCGGGAATTAATGTATGTTATATGTCTTCAGAACAATTTACAGGAGAGTTTGTTTCCGCAATAAGACATGAAAAAATGCCTGAGTTTAGGCAAAAATACAGAGCCCTTGATGTATTTATTGTAGATGATATTCAGTTTATTGCTGGCAAAGATTCAACTCAGGAAGAATTTTTTCATACATTTAATGAACTTTATAGCAAGCAAAAGCAAATAGTCATTTCAAGTGATAGACCACCGATGGAGATTTCTGATATTACAGACAGGCTTCGTTCAAGATTTGGAATGGGTCTTATTGCAGACATTCAACCACCAGAAATAGAAACCAGGCTTGCCATCTTGTATAAAAAAGCTGAGCTTGAAGGAGTTCAATTGCCTGAAGAAGTAGCTTATTTCATAGCATCCCGAGTTAAATCAAATGTTAGAGAACTTGAAGGCTCTTTAATTAAACTCTGTGCATATATTTCCATTACAAAGACCCCAATAACCATGGATCTAGCAAAACATGTTTTAAGAGATTTACTTCCTGATGAAAACAAGCCAATCACAATTGATTTAATTCAGAAAGCTGTATGTGAAGCCTTAGGTATTAAACTTCATGATATAAAGTCAAAAAAAAGAACTAAAGAGATTGCAAATGCGAGGAAAATAGCCATGTATATAACAAAAAAACTGACAAATCTTTCACTGGCAGAAATAGGCAATGCCTTTGGTGGTAAGGATCATGCCACTGTTATATATGCCTGTAAGCAGATAGAAAAGGATAAAAAGCAAGATGAATCTCTTAATAAGCTAATAGACAGCATAATAAGAAAATTACAGGAAAACAAATAGAGGAGGAGTAAAATGTATGTAAAACTGAAAAAACAAAAAATACAGGAAACTATTGGAAAAATTCAAAGCATTGTTGAAAAAAAGAGCATTATGCCTGTGCTAAATCATTTTCTTATGGATGTTACTGAAAGTTCTGTATCCATTTTAGCCACTGATCTTGAAACAGCGGTAAAGCTCCCAGTTGAAGCAGAAATAATTGAACCTGGTAAAACATGTATACCTGCAAGAAAATTTTATGAAATCATAAAAGAACTTGAAAGTGATTTTGAAATTAAACTTTCAGAGGGATGGCTTAAAATTCAGTCTGGAAGATCAAATTTCAGACTTGCTGCATTAGATGCTTCTGAGTTTCCTGTTTGGCCACAGATTGGACAAGCTTGTCAGATTAATTTATCAAGAGATCTTCTTCTTACGGCAATAGATAAGACTCTTTATGCTTCTGGAGAAGCTGATGCAAGATATGTTTTAAATGCTCTTCTTTTTGAACTAAGAAATGGAGAAATTCATGTAGTTGGCACAGATGGACATAGACTTGCTCATTTTAAGGCAGCACTTAATGTAGCATCAGAAGACAGAAAAGTTATTTTATCAAAAAAATCTTTAAATGAATTAAAAAAATTCTTATCCAGTGCTGAAAATGTTTCACTTCAAATCGGCAAGACCCATGTGATGATAGAAATTGATGGAATAAGTTTTCTTACCCGTATGATAGAAGGTAATTATCCAAACTATGAAGCAGTCATTCCAAAAGACTTTGATAAACAGGCAATTGTTGATAAAGAATTGTTGATAGCTTCATTAAAAAGAGTTTCTGTGCTAAGCAGAGAAAGACAGAATGCTGTCAGAACAGAATGGGGGCAGAATTTAACTATTTCTGCATCAGACCCTGAAATTGGAGAGGCTCAGGATGAGCTCAGTATTGATTATCAGGGAGAACCTATTGTTATTGGTTTTAATGCAAGGTATTTAATAGACGCTCTTGAGCGCATAACATCAGATAAAGCAAAGATTATGATGAACGAGCCAGAAAAAGCTGTGTATATAACAGATGCTCATGATACTTCCTTTGTTTATGAATGCGTTGTTATGCCTTTAAGGCTTTAGTAGTTTGAACCCTTGAACATTTGAACACTTGAATTATGTATAAAAGGAGGTATTGTGAATAAAGAAGATACTTATAAGGTTGAAGACATAAAGATTCTTAAAGGGCTTGAAGGTGTAAGAGCCCGTCCCGCAATGTATATTGGCTCTACAGGAATTGAAGGATTACATCATCTTGTTTATGAAGTGGTGGACAATAGCGTTGATGAAGCTTTAGCAGGATTTTGCAATAAAATTGAGGTTTACCTGCACAAAGATGGAAGTTGCACTGTAAGTGATAATGGTAGAGGCATTCCAATAGGAATTCATCCGGAAGACCCTGAGGGTAGAACTGCTCTTGAGATTGTTCTTACCGAGCTTCATGCAGGAGGAAAGTTTGAATCTAAGGCTTATAAGGTTTCAGGTGGACTTCATGGAGTAGGATTAAGTGTTGTCAATGCGCTTTCTGAGGAACTTGAGGTTGAAGTAAAAAGAGAAGGTAAAGTAGTAAGGCAAAAGTATTGTCGGGGTATACCTGAGTCGTGCCCTAAGTTTGTTGGTCAAACAACACTCACAGGCACGACAATAAGATTTAAACCTGATCCTGAAATATTTGAAGTTACAGAGTTTTCAAGGGAGATTCTTGCTGAGAGATTCAAAGAGCTGGCTTATTTAAACAAAGGATTGAAAATCATTCTTATTGATGAAAGAGATGGTTACTATGAAGAGTTTATAAAAGAAGGTGGAATAGTTTCTTTTGTTGAAGATTTAAACAAAGGAAAAAAAACTTTACATCCTAAACCAATATACATTGCAGGTGAGAAAGATAGAATTATTGTTGAGATTGCTATTCAATATAATGAAGGTTTTTCAGAGGAAATTCTTACCTTTGTAAATAACATCAATACAAGAGAAGGTGGGACCCATTTAGTAGGTTTTAAATCTGCTCTTACAAGAACAATAAATACTTATGCTCTACAGAATGGACTTTTAAAAGAAGGCAAAGAATCTCTTTCTGGAGAGGATGTAAGAGAAGGCATTGTTGCTGTAATAAGTGTGAAAATTCCTGAACCTCAGTTTGAAGGACAAACAAAAATGAAGCTTGGCAATAGTGAGGTAAAAGGAATTGTAGAAACAATAGTTAATGAAAAACTCAGTAGATGGCTTGAGGAAAATCCTAATTATGCAAGGAAAATCGTTGAAAAAGCAAAAGAGGCTGCCCGTGCCCGTGAAGCAGCTAAAAAGGCGAAGGAACTTACGCGCAGAAAAGGTATACTTGAAGATACAGCACTTCCAGGCAAGCTTGCTGACTGCACTGAAAAAGACCCTTCTCAGGCAGAACTCTTTATTGTTGAGGGTGACAGCGCAGGTGGTTCAGCAAAACAGGCAAGAGACAGGCGCACTCAGGCAGTGCTTCCATTGAGAGGAAAAATTTTAAATGTAGAAAAGGCGAGAATTGACAAAATGTTGACCTCTGAAGAGATAAAAACACTCATAACAGCAATTGGAGGAGGTATTGGAAAAGAAAATTTTGAAATGGAAAATATTAGATATCATAAAATAATTCTTATGACAGATGCTGATGTTGATGGTGCTCATATACGAACTCTTCTTTTAACATTCTTTTACAGGCAAATGCTTCCCTTGATTGAAAAAGGCTGGCTTTTCATAGCTCAGCCTCCTCTTTACAGAATAAAGAGAGGAAAATGGGAAAAATATATTCAAACAGAGGAAGAAATGAATGAGTTTTTGATGGATATTGCAGTTGATGAGGTTACATTAATTGTTCAAACAGATGTAGAAACAAAGAAGAAATTCCTTAGATTGCTTTTTGATTATGGAAAGGTTCTTGTAGATTTTGAGAGAAAGGGTTTTGCCCCATCTTATATTGAGCAGATGCTCAGGATTCCAGAAGAGCAAAGCAGAATTTCTGAGTTAAAGGATTTTATCCTTATTAAGAACATTTTTGAAAAACTTCAATCAATTCAGGAAATAAAAGAAGACAAAAATTATGTTATTCAGATTAAAAATGAAGTAGTAAAAACTTCATCTCTCTGGGAGCTTTACACTAAAATCATGGATGCTGTAAAAAAAGGAGTCACTATTCAAAGATATAAAGGACTTGGGGAGATGAATCCAGAACAACTCTGGGAAACCACGATGGATCCTGAAAAAAGAACACTTCTAAAGGTTACAATTGAGGATGCTCAAAAGGCAAATGAAATATTTACAATACTTATGGGAGATGATGTTGAACCAAGAAAGGAGTTTATTGTAAAACATGCTCTTGAGGCAAAAAATCTTGATATTTAACCTTAATTATTGAGGACGGAAGGAGACAATATGCTTGATGTGAAATTTGTTAGAGAAAATCCTGATAAAGTGAAAGAAGCACTTCAAAAAAGAGGTTATGAGATTGATTTTGATAGATTTTTAGCTCTTGAAGAACAAAGACTAAAACTTTTAAGAGAGATTGAAAATAAAAGAGCGATAAGAAATTCCGTATCTCAGGAAATTGCAAAACTAAAAAAGTCAAAAACTGACAATCATGCAGTGGAAAACCTTATTTATGAGATGCGTCAATTGGGAGAAGAAATAGCAACTGTTGAAAATAAACTTCGTCAAGTGGAAGAAGATGTGCAGAATTTTCTTCTTTATATCCCCAATATACCCCATCATACAGTTCCTATTGGTAAGGATGAAACAGAAAATGTTGAGATAAGAAAATGGGGAAGTCCTCCACAATTTGATTTTGAGCCCCTTAATCATTGGGATATTGGAGAGATTCTCGGAATAATTGATTTTGAGCGTGCTGGTAAAATTGCAGGAAGTAGATTTGCTGTAATGAAAGGTCTTGGTGCTAAGCTTGAGCGTGCACTTATTAATTTTATGCTTGATTTGCATATTTCAAAGGGATACATAGAGATTTTCCCGCCTTTACTTGTAAACAAAGATTCAATGACAGGAACTGGACAGCTTCCAAAATTTGAAGAAGATTTATTTAAAATCACTGAGCCAGAGTTCTATCTTATTCCAACAGCTGAGGTCCCTGTTACAAATCTTCATAGAGAAGAGATTTTATCAGAAGATGACTTACCAATTTATTATGTTTCCTATACTCCATGTTTTCGCCGGGAAGCAGGCTCGCACGGCAAAGATGTTCGAGGACTTATAAGACAGCATCAGTTCAATAAGGTTGAACTTGTTAAATTTGTAAAACCAGAAGACTCCTATGATGAATTAGAATCTCTTACCTTGGATGCGGAAGAAGTTCTTCAGAAGCTTGGACTTCCATACAGAGTTGTTGCTCTTTGCACAGGAGATCTGGGTTTTGCTGCGGCAAAAACCTATGATATAGAGGTCTGGCTTCCCGGACAGAGGCGTTACAGAGAAATCAGTTCTTGTTCGAATTTTGAGGATTTTCAGGCAAGAAGAGCAAATATAAGATTTCGTAGAAGAGGTAAAAAAGGAACAGAGTTTGTTCATACCCTGAATGGTTCAGGATTGGCAATTGGAAGAACAGTTGTCGCCATTTTAGAAAATTATCAACAAAAAGATGGCTCTGTGCTTGTTCCTGAGGCTTTAAAGCCCTATATGGGTGTTGATGTAATAAGATGATCCAGCCAGTAATTGATCAGTCAGGCATTATTCATATTTTTAAAGGCAAACAGGCTCTGCCAATTAAGCTCGCAATTGGAGAAATTTTAACTGCAGAGATAATGGACATATTTCCTACGGGCACAATTCAGATAAAGATTAACAACAGGATAATAAATGCTCAGCCTCAGAGAGAATTGCCTTTAAATAAAGGTGATACTGTGATGGTGAAAGTTGAAAAACCTCTTCAAGATGGCACCGTTCCGTTAAGAGTTTTATCCGCATCTGAAACTGAGCAGATTCAAAAGGCTTTATTAAAAACAGAAAGTGAAATATCAAATAAAATTTTTAAACTCATTGATTCACTTTTTTCACAAAATATCAGCTCCATGAAAGAAACAAAGCAATCTCAAATGATTCAGACATTGCTTACTTTTAAGGCAGAAAATCTTTCTCAAACACAAAAGGCTGTGCTTATGCAAAAAATGATTGATGCTATTTTTTCTTATAAAAATACAATAAAGAATCTTCAGGGATTAATCAAACTTCTTGAAGAAAACAATTTTCCAGGGGAGCAAATTGCTTCATTGAAAAATATAATCATTACCAGCCATGAAGAATTAACTCCTGAAAAATTAAAAAATTGTCTTCTAAATACAGGAGTATCTTTTGAATCAAAAATTAAGCAGTTTCTTTCTGATGCATCTAATTTTGAACAGATTAAGAATGATCTTAAAATCATCGTTGATAACATAACAAAACAGGCAAAAGCAGAGGGTATGGAGGAAATAGCTGATAAAGCACAGCATATTTTAAGACAGATTGAGGGCTACCAGGTTCTTTCTAAAACATATCAAAGTTTTTTTACATTTCTTCCTGTTCTGTGGAAGGAAATAGAAGGTGGAACTTGTGCTTTCAAGAGATTTAAAAGACAAGATAAGGACTATTATACAGTTTTTGTAAGTCTCAATATAGGAGGGCAGCCTTTATCATTTGTTGTAACAATGGTAGAAAGGAGCTTTTTTGTGAGTTTTTCAGGAAAACCTGAAACCATTCAGATTGTTAAAAATCATGAAGAAGACCTTAAAAAAAGATTTGCTGAGCAGGGGTTATTGCTTTCAGGAATAAATTATGTTACAAAAGCTGAGGAACTCTTAAAACAGTGGCAAATACAGGAAGGATTGGTTAGTGTAAGAATATGACAGAACAAAAGAAGGCAGTAGCATTAAAGTATGATAAAGAAAGGGACACAGCACCAAAGGTTGTAGCTAAAGGAAGAGGCTGGATTGCTGACAAGATTATAGAGCTTGCAAGGCAGCATGGAATTCCTTTAAAAGAAGATGAGGCTTTAGTGGAAGTGCTTTCAAAGCTTCCACTTTATGAAGAAATTCCAGTTGAGCTCTATAAAGCAGTAGCTGAAATTCTTGTTTTTGTCTATAAAATTAAGGGTAAAATAAAATAATGCATATTTTACAAAAGATAGTTGAAGCCAAAAAATTAAGAATTAATGAGTTAAAAAAGATTAAATCAATTGAAGAAATAAAAAAAACAGCACACACTGTTAAGACATCTTGCCAATTCTATAAAGCAATAAAAAGACTTCCTCAGGAAGGAATAAAACTTATCGCAGAAATAAAAAAAGCCTCTCCAATTAAGGGACTGCTTAAAGAGTATGATGTTTTAAAAATGGCTGACCTTTATGTATCCTCAGGTGCAGATGCTATTTCAGTTATTACTGAAGAAGATTTTTTTCTTGGAAGTCCTTCATTTTTAGTAAAAATAAAGGAAAAATATCCTAATGTGCCTGTTTTAAGAAAGGATTTTATTTTTGATGAATATCAGATATATGAGTCAAAACTGCTTGGAGCAGATGCTATTCTTTTAATTGGAAATATTTTAAATAAACAACAATGTAAATTTTTATACGAGCTTACAAAATCTCTTCAGATGGATGTATTATTTGAAATTCACGATGAACAAGATTTAGAAAAAGCCTTATTCGCAGGAGTTGACATAATAGGAATAAACAACAGAAATCTTAAAACCATGCAGATTGCGCTTGATACAACTTTCAGGCTTAAGGAGTTAATTCCTGAGGATAAAATTACAGTGAGTGAAAGCGGAATCTCTGAAAGAACTCATGTTGAAAAGCTTCTTAAAAAAGGAATAGATGCCATCTTAGTGGGAACATCAATAATCTTAAGCAATAATCCCTCTCAAAAAATAAAGGAGCTAAAACTTACTTAATCTGCAATTAGACATGCTAATGCCTTTTTCAGCAAGAAAGCCCATCCTGAACTATTCTACCTGACTTTGACAGATTATGGCTAATTTTATTTCTTTCAGAAAGCACAAGCCAATAACATATTTACAGCTTGTAAAGTCATAGAGGGTAGGCCAAGGCACAAGGTAGTAGAGAGTTTTTTAGACAGTTATATACTTGGGCAGATACTTGCAGTGGAGGCAGTATGGAAGAAGCTAAACTTAGATGAGACATTCAATTAGTGATAGGACTGATACTCAGTGAAGATGACATGCCAATTGGCTATGAAGTATTTTCTGGAAACAGCTTTGAAGGCAAAACAGTAAGCACAATGATAATGACTGAGAGATAAATTTTCAATAAACAAGGTAGTGTTTGTTGCGGACAAGGGAATACTTAGCAGGTCTGTGTTAGTATGTCTCCAATGTAGCTATCAATTCCTTTTGATTCCTCACCAGGGTCTGACAATCTATAATTCGTTCCTTTAAGCTCTGCACCCTTCTTTAAGATTGCCTCCTGAAACCTCAACCCAGCAAAAGTTTTTACTATAACTAAATCCCTTACCCACTCTTTTACAGTATCCCTGTCAATCTTATTTATAGCATCTTTGAGTTCTTTTAATTTTTGAAGAATCTTCTCCGTGGCATTCTTTATTGCATCTGGCTTTTTCTTCAAGTATCATTCTTCCCGTTCTTGTAGTGTTTTTCCTTCAAACTCCTGAATAAGCTCGCTCATCTGACCAACTACCTTTGGTCGTGTTCCCTGTGCATTTTGATTTGCCAGGTTAATGAGTGGTGCTACATATTTTGGAAATTCAGGTGTTTCAATATCTAAATATTTTCTAATCTCTTCAATACTTATTTTTATTTTCATATTTAGCTATCTCATAAATCTATTTACTCTTAAAAATTCTTCAGGAGTATTATAAACTGTGAGGAAAAGTGGGGTACCAGCGAAAGAAAGAGGCGAAACTGGACCAATTGTCATAAAAGCATATTGTCTTGAGGCAATGTCAAAAGCACTATGTGGGTCACGAAAGGATTGATAGAGTTTAAGGGCATTAGGGTCACCACCAACAATTTCTTTTAAAGACATAAATTCTGTTCCCAAAGCCAGACCAAAACCAAAGAAGAAGATTCTCAATTGGCCAATAATCTCTTTATGTAAACTTGATAGGGTCTGACTTATAAACAACCATCCAAGTCCATATTTTCTTGTAGTTCTCACTGCGTCAAGAAGTGAAAGTCTTACACTTTCCTGTTTTTCATTTTCAATTTTTTCCCTTGGGGCTAATCTATGGGCTTCATCTAAAATCACAAGAGTATTTAAAAATCTATTTTCACGATAAGCACGCTCAGCTGAATAAGTTAGTCCATCTAATAATCGTTTTATTACCAATGCCTGAATAGTTTCATTCCAAAAAAGACCTGAGGCCATTTCTCTGGATAAATCTATAACCACAACAGGACGACGACTTCTATCAAGATCAAATGTTTGTTGAATTAGGTTATCAACACTAATAGCTCCTCTACGATCTCTTCTGAATAACTCAGTTATTGGCCCCCAATAATTATTGAAGAATTCATCTCGATTTGCGTCTTGATAAACTGTGTTGAATCTATCACGAGACTGCTGGGTTCTATAAAATTGCATCTGAACATTTCCATCACCAAGAATTTGCCATGCACGGTTAAAAGATTGGCGGTCATATAAATTTTCTAACGTAACTCGTCCTCTTTGTAATCTTTCTGCTAAAACCTCGGAGGCTATTCTTCTATTTTCTCCTTTTGGAATCGAGAGTCGCTCAAAGAATGGTGATTCATAAAGGATTTCACTAAAAAGGTCCCATCTATCCAAAACCAAATCTCTAACACTTCTAATTACCACCTCTTTATTTAACAATGAAAGAACACTGGATAAATTCAAAGGAAATCCTTCTGCTCTCATCTCTCCTCGTGCATCCTTTGAAAACTCACCTTGAGGGTCTATTACAAATATAGCCATATCAGGGTACCTTGCATAGGCTAAGAGAATCATCTTTGCCAGAACCGACTTCCCAGAACCCGTTTTCCCAAAGATTCCGAGATGATATGCCTCTCCAGCTCCGTGTGGTCCTGTCCCAAAATGCTTGAACCAGAGTGGAAGTTTTGGTGTAGAACCATAAACATGACCTAAATAAAATATTTCATCTCTGTACAGTTCT
Protein-coding sequences here:
- the trpC gene encoding indole-3-glycerol phosphate synthase TrpC, with the protein product MHILQKIVEAKKLRINELKKIKSIEEIKKTAHTVKTSCQFYKAIKRLPQEGIKLIAEIKKASPIKGLLKEYDVLKMADLYVSSGADAISVITEEDFFLGSPSFLVKIKEKYPNVPVLRKDFIFDEYQIYESKLLGADAILLIGNILNKQQCKFLYELTKSLQMDVLFEIHDEQDLEKALFAGVDIIGINNRNLKTMQIALDTTFRLKELIPEDKITVSESGISERTHVEKLLKKGIDAILVGTSIILSNNPSQKIKELKLT
- the dnaN gene encoding DNA polymerase III subunit beta produces the protein MYVKLKKQKIQETIGKIQSIVEKKSIMPVLNHFLMDVTESSVSILATDLETAVKLPVEAEIIEPGKTCIPARKFYEIIKELESDFEIKLSEGWLKIQSGRSNFRLAALDASEFPVWPQIGQACQINLSRDLLLTAIDKTLYASGEADARYVLNALLFELRNGEIHVVGTDGHRLAHFKAALNVASEDRKVILSKKSLNELKKFLSSAENVSLQIGKTHVMIEIDGISFLTRMIEGNYPNYEAVIPKDFDKQAIVDKELLIASLKRVSVLSRERQNAVRTEWGQNLTISASDPEIGEAQDELSIDYQGEPIVIGFNARYLIDALERITSDKAKIMMNEPEKAVYITDAHDTSFVYECVVMPLRL
- the dnaA gene encoding chromosomal replication initiator protein DnaA produces the protein MNEINKIWQKILEIIAQKVGESTFQLWFSPVKLLEIKNSKAFIEVPNRFFKDWIEDNFPSIISDAFYQITGNQISVCYIITGKEHETVSTEEKKPVIKRGNLNPKYTFNTFVVGPSNQFAHAAALRVAENPGFAYNPLFIYGGVGLGKTHLITAIGNYILDKKPGINVCYMSSEQFTGEFVSAIRHEKMPEFRQKYRALDVFIVDDIQFIAGKDSTQEEFFHTFNELYSKQKQIVISSDRPPMEISDITDRLRSRFGMGLIADIQPPEIETRLAILYKKAELEGVQLPEEVAYFIASRVKSNVRELEGSLIKLCAYISITKTPITMDLAKHVLRDLLPDENKPITIDLIQKAVCEALGIKLHDIKSKKRTKEIANARKIAMYITKKLTNLSLAEIGNAFGGKDHATVIYACKQIEKDKKQDESLNKLIDSIIRKLQENK
- the serS gene encoding serine--tRNA ligase — protein: MLDVKFVRENPDKVKEALQKRGYEIDFDRFLALEEQRLKLLREIENKRAIRNSVSQEIAKLKKSKTDNHAVENLIYEMRQLGEEIATVENKLRQVEEDVQNFLLYIPNIPHHTVPIGKDETENVEIRKWGSPPQFDFEPLNHWDIGEILGIIDFERAGKIAGSRFAVMKGLGAKLERALINFMLDLHISKGYIEIFPPLLVNKDSMTGTGQLPKFEEDLFKITEPEFYLIPTAEVPVTNLHREEILSEDDLPIYYVSYTPCFRREAGSHGKDVRGLIRQHQFNKVELVKFVKPEDSYDELESLTLDAEEVLQKLGLPYRVVALCTGDLGFAAAKTYDIEVWLPGQRRYREISSCSNFEDFQARRANIRFRRRGKKGTEFVHTLNGSGLAIGRTVVAILENYQQKDGSVLVPEALKPYMGVDVIR
- a CDS encoding EscU/YscU/HrcU family type III secretion system export apparatus switch protein, whose product is MTEQKKAVALKYDKERDTAPKVVAKGRGWIADKIIELARQHGIPLKEDEALVEVLSKLPLYEEIPVELYKAVAEILVFVYKIKGKIK
- a CDS encoding DUF87 domain-containing protein, which gives rise to MEKSMFYERTNLEQLISSSERIGTIGSPSSTSELSLDILGTAVEKKLVGELALFRFSQDGKPHYALGQITEVQLKNIWLEDPTMRSLARQRGQVNPVSGQQDTHLGQMTVSAVFSDNGNRFEPSILGTVPATGTSIHLATDEILDRLLELYRDEIFYLGHVYGSTPKLPLWFKHFGTGPHGAGEAYHLGIFGKTGSGKSVLAKMILLAYARYPDMAIFVIDPQGEFSKDARGEMRAEGFPLNLSSVLSLLNKEVVIRSVRDLVLDRWDLFSEILYESPFFERLSIPKGENRRIASEVLAERLQRGRVTLENLYDRQSFNRAWQILGDGNVQMQFYRTQQSRDRFNTVYQDANRDEFFNNYWGPITELFRRDRRGAISVDNLIQQTFDLDRSRRPVVVIDLSREMASGLFWNETIQALVIKRLLDGLTYSAERAYRENRFLNTLVILDEAHRLAPREKIENEKQESVRLSLLDAVRTTRKYGLGWLFISQTLSSLHKEIIGQLRIFFFGFGLALGTEFMSLKEIVGGDPNALKLYQSFRDPHSAFDIASRQYAFMTIGPVSPLSFAGTPLFLTVYNTPEEFLRVNRFMR
- the gyrB gene encoding DNA topoisomerase (ATP-hydrolyzing) subunit B gives rise to the protein MNKEDTYKVEDIKILKGLEGVRARPAMYIGSTGIEGLHHLVYEVVDNSVDEALAGFCNKIEVYLHKDGSCTVSDNGRGIPIGIHPEDPEGRTALEIVLTELHAGGKFESKAYKVSGGLHGVGLSVVNALSEELEVEVKREGKVVRQKYCRGIPESCPKFVGQTTLTGTTIRFKPDPEIFEVTEFSREILAERFKELAYLNKGLKIILIDERDGYYEEFIKEGGIVSFVEDLNKGKKTLHPKPIYIAGEKDRIIVEIAIQYNEGFSEEILTFVNNINTREGGTHLVGFKSALTRTINTYALQNGLLKEGKESLSGEDVREGIVAVISVKIPEPQFEGQTKMKLGNSEVKGIVETIVNEKLSRWLEENPNYARKIVEKAKEAARAREAAKKAKELTRRKGILEDTALPGKLADCTEKDPSQAELFIVEGDSAGGSAKQARDRRTQAVLPLRGKILNVEKARIDKMLTSEEIKTLITAIGGGIGKENFEMENIRYHKIILMTDADVDGAHIRTLLLTFFYRQMLPLIEKGWLFIAQPPLYRIKRGKWEKYIQTEEEMNEFLMDIAVDEVTLIVQTDVETKKKFLRLLFDYGKVLVDFERKGFAPSYIEQMLRIPEEQSRISELKDFILIKNIFEKLQSIQEIKEDKNYVIQIKNEVVKTSSLWELYTKIMDAVKKGVTIQRYKGLGEMNPEQLWETTMDPEKRTLLKVTIEDAQKANEIFTILMGDDVEPRKEFIVKHALEAKNLDI